The Bacteroidota bacterium DNA window GAGCAGGTCTACGGAATGGCCGTGGACTCGCTGCGGACCAACGCGGGCGCATCGCACCCAGACTACCCAGAGTGGCTGAAGGGATACGGAGCCGCGCTGCGCATCCAGGGCATGCGCCAGGAGGCGATGCCCTATTTCCGAGAAGGCATCGAGCGGGTCGAGGCGCAGCCAGCGCCGGACCTCGGACTGCTCGCAGATCTGCTCAACTTGCTCTCACTCACGCTCGAACAGCTGGGGCGCTACGATGAGGCTGAGCCGCTCGCTCGCCGCGTGGTGGCTCTCGAAGAGCAGGGCATCCGCGACGAAACCCCCGAGGCCTACCGCGCCCGCGCCTACGGCAACCTCGTGGTGGTGCTGGTCCGGCAGGAGCGCTACGCCGAAGCCATCACGTGGGCAGAGCAGGCGCTCACCATCCGCCGGGCGTATGCAGCAGCAGACCCCGCCAACGTCGACTTCGCCTGGAGCCTCGCCAACATTGCAGCCCTTCACATGCTACAGGGCAATCCGGAGGCCGCCGTCGCCCCGGCACAAGAAGCGGCCGCAGCGGTGAGCGCGAACCTCGGCGCCGATCACCCCATCGCCCTCGCGTTCCAGTCCGACTTCGCCAACGTCCGGGTGCAACTCGGCGGCGACGATTCGCTCGCGACGGACCTCCGCGCGATCCTCGCCGCTCAGGGCGGACGCCCCGACGCAGATCCGGCCGCGCTCGCCCAGACGCGGTACGTGCTCGGACGTGCACTTCAACTAGGTGCCGATCACCGCGAAGCCGTGAGCCATTTGCAAGAGGCCCATGCCACGCGCCAAACGCTGCTCGGCCCCGACCATCCCGTGACCGCGAAGACGGGAAGCACGCTCGGGGTGTCGCTCACGGCGACCGGCCAGCTTGCCGAGGCGGCGCGTCTCCTCGTTCATGCCGACAGCGTGTTCACCGCGGCAGCCGACACCACGCGCGATCGGTGCACCGCACTCGACCGACTCGCGGCACTCCGTACGGCCCAGGGCGACGACGCGGCGCATGCAGAGGCGCAGGCGCGCTATGACCGTCTCGGTTGCACGGACGGCGAAGCTCGCTGACGGAGCACATCGCCAAAGAGGTCGCGCCGCCGGTAGCGCCACCGCTTCAGGAAGCACGAGCGGCCGCCGTGGTGCGCAGCCCCGCATCGCACTATCCCTCATCGCACCACGGTGAGGCGGGTCGTGGTCTCCTCGTCGCCAGCGCGCAGCCGGACGAAGTAGGACCCCGCCGCGAGCCGGTCCGTCCGCAGCCGCAGCGTCACGTAGCCCGCCGGCTGCTCGCCCTCGGCCAGCAGCGCCACGCGTCGCCCGAGCACGTCGAGCACCTCCACGCGGATCAGGCCAGCTTCCGGGAGGGCAATCTCCAGGGTCGTCTCGTCCACGGCTGGGTTGGGGTAGGGGCCGTCGAGCGCGAAGACGAGCGGGAGGTCGGCCTCGCTGCTCACGACCACGCCGTCGCCCGCGATCACGAACTCGCTGAAGGCGGTGATGCCGCGGCCGACGAGCGCGCCGTCGTCGGGGTCGACGCTGGTCGCGACCTCCTCGAAGGCGCCGGTGCCTGCGTCGGGGCGGCGGTAGATCGTCACCTGGCTGAGGTCGGCGAGCGCGTCGAAGAGGGCGGGGTCGAAGCGGACCGCGGCCTCCTCGAAGGTGAGGCCGTCCAGCGCGGCGATGACCCAGCGGTAGGGCGCGAGCGGCGCGTCGGGCAGGCCCTCGGTGTCCTCCGGCGCCGCAGCCTCGAAGAAGATGCTCAGCGCACCGGAGGCGCTCACGTCCTCGAAGAACACCGCCAGGCCCGTCGGGGCGAAGAACGAGACGAGGTCGGTGTCGAGCCGGATGGACTGCCCACCGATGGCCTCGAACCCATCGCTGCGAGCAATGCCTACGTTGTCGTTGGCGGCGACGAGCTCTTGGACGAGCAGCCGGAGCGCCCCGCGTGCGCGTGGGGCGTCGGATACGAGGACGCGCTCCTGGACGAAGAGCGTGAGCGTGGGGGGCGGTGGCGCAGCGGCGGTGTAGGCATAGGCCGCTCCGGCGTTGCTCGCCTGGTCGTCGTCGCCCGGGGACCCGATGACGAGGCGCTCGCCGTCGAAGACGAGGCTGGTTCCGAGGCGGTCGGTGCTGCTTCCTCCGGTCGGGAGCAGCGTCCGGGCGCGTACCCAGCCGCCGGCCTCCCTTACAAACTCTACCGCGCCGCCCTGCCCGCCGACGCCGAGCGACCCGACCCACGCGCGGCCGTCCTGCGCGGCCACGCTCGCGCCGAGGCTCTCGAACCGACCCGCCTCTGGGATCGTGAGCTTCTGGTCCTCGCGCCACGTGGTGCCGTCGAAGCGGAAAACATAGACTGCCCCGGTGTTGACGCCGCCCGGCCCGTCGACGTCGTCGGCACCGACGAGCAGTTCATCGGGTCCGTTGAAGGCGACGCTCCCGCCCAGCCCGTCCGCCTCGGCGGCGTCGAAGGCCGTGAGCTTGGCTGCGCGCGTCCAGGTCCCGTCCGGCGCGCGGTCGTAGATGAAGACGGCCCCAGCATCACGGACGCCGTCGAGGTCCACCGCGTTGGACG harbors:
- a CDS encoding T9SS type A sorting domain-containing protein, which translates into the protein MRLLFPLSLLVLGLLVLAAPARGQIEATEQKLTLTDGDRNDAVGTALALDGTTLAVGSDNAAVYLFERGPDAVSPWTEGQRLLALDVANDEQRAAGFGGAIALDGDRLIVGASGGTTEAFIYERTAGVWSLSAVLVDDPGDDAEEFNDAFGRAVAIEGDRIAVGAAGEGDFNEGSVYVFERQGGTWARTALLTDPDGRTADFFGREVALEGDRLAVASNAVDLDGVRDAGAVFIYDRAPDGTWTRAAKLTAFDAAEADGLGGSVAFNGPDELLVGADDVDGPGGVNTGAVYVFRFDGTTWREDQKLTIPEAGRFESLGASVAAQDGRAWVGSLGVGGQGGAVEFVREAGGWVRARTLLPTGGSSTDRLGTSLVFDGERLVIGSPGDDDQASNAGAAYAYTAAAPPPPTLTLFVQERVLVSDAPRARGALRLLVQELVAANDNVGIARSDGFEAIGGQSIRLDTDLVSFFAPTGLAVFFEDVSASGALSIFFEAAAPEDTEGLPDAPLAPYRWVIAALDGLTFEEAAVRFDPALFDALADLSQVTIYRRPDAGTGAFEEVATSVDPDDGALVGRGITAFSEFVIAGDGVVVSSEADLPLVFALDGPYPNPAVDETTLEIALPEAGLIRVEVLDVLGRRVALLAEGEQPAGYVTLRLRTDRLAAGSYFVRLRAGDEETTTRLTVVR